A genomic region of Arachis hypogaea cultivar Tifrunner chromosome 5, arahy.Tifrunner.gnm2.J5K5, whole genome shotgun sequence contains the following coding sequences:
- the LOC112803185 gene encoding uncharacterized protein, producing MRDPGKRPQIWNYPINQQDEFRRAYIKFGPYQFIMDEYPLSGLESHHRRFKAHWFKSFYWLEYSPEVDAAFCLPCYLFSRKSSPFTSGGFRNWKKVNNGNDCAFLSHVGKSLNSPHNIAVKSCKDLLNQLCHIDKVLAKQSSQQVLSNRLRLKASIDTVKWLTFQACAFRGHDESHESQNRGNFLEMLKLLASYNKEVDAVVLDNAPQNAIYTSPSIQKEILHVFARKVQNEIRNEIGNAKFCLIVDEARDESRREQMALVVRFVDKHGFVKERLIDVVHVKDTTSATLKQEICSALSHHNLNIQNVRGQGYDGASNMRGEWKGLQALIIQECPYAYYVHCFAHQLQLALVAAAKEVVDVHAFFQSLSNIINVVCSSCKRNDELRSAYATEISHLVATNQIETGRGANQIGTLKRSGDTRWSSHFNSICSLLRMFGATTSVLEDLATNGSTYSQRGDATYALKSLLSFDFVFILHMMKEIMGITDKLCQALQQKSQDILNAMHLVSSTKSLIQQLRDSCWGALLEKVSSFCNDHAIQIPDMGASFSDIIRSRRKKDVVTVEHHYRVDIFTSVIDFQLKELNSRFSEQATELLILSTSLDPKDAFKLFSVCNICNLCGRVGVFNMYAPTTT from the exons ATGCGTGATCCCGGAAAGCGTCCGCAAATTTGGAATTATCCTATCAATCAACAAGATGAATTCCGTAGAGCATACATAAAGTTTGGACCATATCAATTTATTATGGATGAGTACCCTCTTTCTGGTCTAGAAAGTCATCATCGTCGTTTCAAAGCTCATTGGTTTAAGAGTTTTTATTGGCTAGAATATTCGCCAGAAGTGGATGCTGCATTTTGTCTTCCATGCTATTTATTTTCTAGAAAATCAAGTCCATTCACATCAGGAGGATTTCGCAATtggaaaaaagtgaataatggaaatgATTGTGCATTTTTATCTCATGTGGGTAAATCTCTTAATTCTCCTCATAATATTGCTGTTAAGTCTTGTAAAGATTTGCTTAATCAATTATGTCACATTGACAAAGTATTGGCTAAGCAAAGCTCACAACAAGTTTTAAGCAATAGATTGCGTCTTAAAGCCTCTATTGATACTGTCAAATGGTTAACGTTTCAAGCTTGTGCTTTTAGGGGACATGACGAGAGTCATGAGTCTCAGAATCGAGGAAATTTTCttgaaatgttaaaattattagctTCTTACAATAAAGAAGTGGATGCAGTTGTTTTGGATAATGCTCCTCAAAATGCAATATACACATCACCTTCTATTCAAAAGGAAATTCTACATGTTTTTGCTAGAAAGGTACAAAATGAAATTCGCAATGAGATTGGTAATGCAAAgttttgtttgattgttgatgaaGCTAGAGATGAATCTAGAAGAGAACAAATGGCACTTGTTGTTAGATTTGTTGATAAGCATGGATTTGTCAAAGAAAGGCTAATAGATGTTGTTCATGTCAAAGATACTACTTCTGCTACTCTAAAACAAGAGATTTGTTCTGCATTATCTCATCACAATCTCAACATTCAAAATGTTCGAGGTCAAGGGTATGACGGAGCTAGTAATATGCGTGGAGAGTGGAAAGGGTTACAAGCTTTAATTATTCAAGAATGTCCTTATGCATATTATGTTCATTGCTTTGCTCATCAATTACAGCTAGCTCTTGTTGCTGCGGCTAAAGAAGTTGTTGATGTTCATGCTTTTTTCCAAAGTTTGAGTAATATTATCAATGTTGTGTGCTCTTCTTGCAAACGCAATGATGAATTACGATCTGCTTATGCAACTGAAATTTCCCATTTAGTTGCAACTAATCAAATTGaaacaggaagaggagcaaaTCAAATTGGCACATTAAAAAGATCAGGAGATACCAGGTGGAGCTCTCACTTCAACTCAATTTGTAGCCTTTTACGTATGTTTGGAGCAACAACTTCAGTTCTGGAAGATTTGGCTACTAATGGATCTACATATTCTCAACGTGGTGATGCTACTTATGCTCTTAAatctttattatcatttgattttgttttcattttgcatATGATGAAAGAAATCATGGGAATCACTGATAAACTTTGTCAAGCATTGCAACAAAAATCTCAAGACATTTTGAATGCTATGCATCTGGTTTCTAGTACAAAGTCATTGATTCAACAGTTAAGAGATAGTTGTTGGGGAGCACTTTTGGAGAAAGTTAGTTCTTTCTGCAATGATCATGCTATTCAGATACCTGATATGGGTGCTTCTTTTAGTGACATAATTCGGTCTCGTCGTAAAAAGGATGTTGTCACTGTTGAACACCACTATCGTGTTGACATTTTTACTAGCGTGATAGATTTTCAATTGAAAGAGCTAAATAGTAGATTTAGTGAGCAAGCAACCGAGCTCCTCATACTGAGTACATCTCTAGATCCTAAAGATGCTTTCAAGTTATTCAGTGTTTGCAACATATGCAATCTT TGTGGTAGAGTAGGGGTGTTCAACATGTATGCCCCCACCACTACTTAA
- the LOC112800453 gene encoding probable xyloglucan endotransglucosylase/hydrolase protein 6 encodes MYMAFFKNPFFLLLSLWALVLSGVCVWGKPVTFLQDFRVTWSDSHIRQIDNQGTAIQLILDRNSGCGFASKSRYMFGRISMKIKLIAGDSAGTVTAFYMSSDTDAIRDELDFEFLGNRSGQPYTVQTNIYAHGKGGREQRVNLWFDPSAQFHTYTILWNHHHIVFYVDEFPIRVYKNDVARGVAYPRMQGMGVYSTLWEADNWATRGGLEKIDWRKAPFYAYYKDFDIEGCQLPGPTSCASNASNWWEGAAYQALTPTQARLYRWVRINHIIYDYCQDKPRFPLGPPPECLS; translated from the exons atgtacatGGCATTCTTTAAAAAccctttctttttattattatcattatgggCTCTCGTATTATCTGGTGTGTGTGTTTGGGGAAAACCAGTTACATTCCTTCAAGACTTTAGAGTTACATGGTCTGATTCCCACATCAGGCAAATTGATAATCAAGGCACCGCCATACAACTCATTCTAGACCGAAATTCTg GATGCGGATTTGCTTCAAAGAGTAGGTACATGTTTGGGCGTATTAGCATGAAGATTAAGCTCATTGCCGGAGACTCTGCTGGGACTGTGACGGCATTTTAT ATGAGCTCGGACACGGACGCTATAAGGGACGAGCTTGACTTCGAGTTCTTGGGAAACCGTAGTGGTCAACCATACACTGTTCAGACTAACATCTATGCCCACGGCAAAGGGGGTAGAGAACAAAGGGTCAACCTCTGGTTTGATCCTTCCGCCCAATTCCACACTTACACTATTCTCTGGAACCACCACCACATTGT GTTCTACGTGGATGAGTTTCCGATAAGAGTGTACAAGAACGACGTGGCAAGGGGAGTGGCATACCCAAGAATGCAAGGAATGGGAGTGTACTCAACGCTGTGGGAAGCAGATAACTGGGCAACAAGGGGAGGCTTGGAGAAAATTGATTGGAGGAAAGCACCCTTCTATGCATACTACAAGGACTTCGACATTGAAGGCTGCCAACTCCCAGGGCCCACCAGTTGTGCCTCCAACGCAAGTAACTGGTGGGAGGGTGCTGCTTACCAGGCCCTTACTCCCACTCAAGCCCGCTTGTACAGGTGGGTTCGCATCAACCACATTATCTATGATTATTGCCAAGACAAGCCACGATTCCCACTCGGCCCACCACCCGAGTGCCTTTCCTAG